The Deinococcus koreensis genome window below encodes:
- a CDS encoding dipeptide epimerase, with protein sequence MTTAQTSSTPAPAPQTGAVTWETLELHTAQPFGIARWTHSVYPRTFVSFTQDGLTGRGEAAPNAFYGETRGTVEAVLPLLSDALRDPWDWDGLGARLSNRMPHDHPSVKCALEMAALEWCALSVGRPVWQLLGLSPAPLPESSFTVSLAELPDMRRQAREAVQRGHGVLKVKLGTDRDEAIIEALREEAPHAALRVDANAGWTRPRAKRMLGVLDAAGVELVEQPLAAGDLEGHAQLRAHARVPIVADESLHHVQDVLALANAFDGVNLKLAKLGGPLQALRALRLARAHGLQVMMGCMIESSLGIAAAAHLAGLCDWADLDGALLLADDPFSGLEWQAGTLARPTGPGWGVSRA encoded by the coding sequence GTGACCACGGCCCAGACGTCTTCGACACCGGCCCCCGCTCCTCAGACCGGCGCCGTTACCTGGGAGACGCTGGAACTCCATACCGCGCAGCCGTTCGGGATCGCGCGCTGGACGCATTCGGTCTATCCACGCACCTTCGTGTCGTTCACCCAGGACGGCCTGACCGGGCGTGGCGAGGCGGCCCCCAACGCCTTCTACGGCGAGACGCGCGGCACGGTGGAAGCCGTCCTGCCGCTGCTCTCGGACGCACTGAGGGATCCCTGGGACTGGGACGGGCTGGGCGCGCGGCTCTCGAATCGGATGCCCCACGACCATCCCAGCGTGAAGTGCGCCCTGGAGATGGCGGCGCTGGAGTGGTGCGCCCTGTCGGTGGGGCGGCCGGTGTGGCAGCTGCTGGGCCTCTCGCCGGCTCCCCTTCCGGAGAGCAGTTTCACCGTGAGCCTGGCCGAGCTGCCCGACATGCGCCGGCAGGCCCGTGAAGCTGTGCAGCGCGGCCACGGCGTCCTTAAGGTCAAGCTGGGCACGGATCGGGACGAGGCGATCATCGAGGCGCTGCGCGAGGAGGCGCCGCACGCCGCGCTGCGGGTGGACGCCAACGCCGGCTGGACGCGCCCCCGGGCCAAACGGATGCTGGGGGTGCTGGACGCGGCGGGCGTGGAACTGGTCGAGCAGCCGCTGGCCGCCGGGGATCTGGAGGGGCACGCGCAGCTGCGGGCGCACGCACGCGTCCCCATCGTGGCCGACGAGAGCCTGCACCATGTCCAGGACGTGCTGGCCCTGGCGAACGCCTTCGACGGGGTGAACCTCAAACTCGCCAAGCTGGGCGGGCCGCTCCAAGCGCTGCGGGCCCTACGGCTGGCGCGCGCCCACGGCCTGCAGGTCATGATGGGCTGCATGATCGAGAGCAGCCTGGGCATCGCCGCCGCCGCCCACCTCGCGGGGCTGTGCGACTGGGCCGATCTGGACGGCGCCCTGCTGCTGGCCGACGACCCCTTCAGCGGGCTGGAGTGGCAGGCCGGCACGCTGGCGCGGCCCACGGGGCCAGGGTGGGGGGTCTCCCGGGCATGA
- a CDS encoding C40 family peptidase, whose protein sequence is MITELDPRLHAFDPDARVAEDSLRALLPEPGWSFVSAWPAQAGAERLSLRAAPDPEAAQVSEALPGEGIDRLWDGPDGWVYVRVQTDGYLGWARAAGLVDAGSADTSLQVTALRAHAFAGPKISRPIRAELCLGSVLGRGEGEVVEENLRRWVPVVLPGGAAAWVQEVTVSPLPDGDPADLRADLKAELALRFLETPYVWGGRSAWGLDCSGLTQVVSAAFGHAIPRDADQQQEFLTPVARPQRGDLVFFPGHVGLMLDERRLVHANATHMRVTVETLGEGAYGQRLEASCTGFGRWNG, encoded by the coding sequence GTGATCACCGAGTTAGACCCACGCCTCCACGCCTTCGACCCGGACGCCCGCGTGGCCGAGGACAGCCTGCGGGCGCTGCTGCCGGAGCCCGGCTGGAGCTTCGTGAGCGCCTGGCCCGCCCAGGCCGGGGCGGAGCGCCTGAGCCTGCGCGCCGCCCCCGACCCGGAGGCCGCCCAGGTCAGCGAGGCCCTGCCCGGTGAGGGAATCGACCGGCTCTGGGACGGGCCGGACGGCTGGGTCTACGTCCGCGTCCAGACCGACGGTTACCTGGGCTGGGCGCGGGCCGCGGGTCTGGTGGACGCCGGGTCGGCGGACACCTCCCTGCAGGTCACGGCGCTTCGCGCCCACGCCTTCGCCGGCCCGAAGATCAGCCGCCCGATCCGCGCGGAGCTGTGCCTGGGCAGCGTGCTGGGGCGCGGTGAGGGCGAGGTCGTCGAGGAGAACCTGCGCCGCTGGGTGCCGGTGGTGCTGCCGGGCGGGGCGGCCGCCTGGGTGCAGGAGGTGACGGTCTCTCCCCTGCCGGACGGCGACCCCGCCGATCTGAGGGCCGATCTGAAGGCCGAGCTGGCCCTGCGCTTTCTCGAGACGCCCTACGTCTGGGGCGGGCGCAGCGCCTGGGGGCTGGACTGCTCGGGGCTGACGCAGGTGGTCTCCGCCGCCTTCGGGCACGCCATCCCCCGCGACGCCGACCAGCAGCAGGAGTTCCTGACGCCGGTCGCGCGGCCCCAGCGCGGCGACCTGGTGTTCTTCCCCGGCCACGTCGGCCTGATGCTGGACGAGCGGCGGCTGGTACACGCCAACGCCACCCACATGCGCGTGACCGTGGAGACGCTGGGCGAGGGAGCCTATGGGCAGCGGCTGGAGGCGTCCTGCACAGGCTTTGGGCGGTGGAACGGGTGA
- a CDS encoding dipeptidase, whose translation MNPRLRIDGHLDLAYNGLNGRDLRLPLEALRASDPVQGQIATVSFPELRTSGLGLCLGTLFALPQTPDSPHGYTDAAGARAQALAQLEQYRRWEDEGLIRLLRSRKDVVGHLESLDSLHDGAAPLGVVLLMEGADPLRTPDDLPWWAGQGVRIVGPAWGATRYAGGTDAPGPLTALGRELVGALRDLQLTVDASHLDDAAFWDTVEIGPRLIASHSNARALVRGNRHLSDDMARAVAATDGVIGLVYLSSFIEDGWQDGQAGTPLSGLARHAAHYAGLVGWERVALGSDMDGGFGAEKTPAGVGRYRDVFALGEHLPAGENAGVLGGNWARWLSTHL comes from the coding sequence GTGAATCCGCGTCTGCGCATCGACGGCCACCTCGACCTCGCCTACAACGGCCTGAATGGCCGTGATCTGCGTCTGCCCCTGGAGGCCCTGCGGGCCAGCGATCCCGTGCAGGGGCAGATCGCCACGGTCAGCTTCCCCGAACTGCGGACATCGGGCCTGGGGCTGTGTCTGGGCACCCTGTTCGCCCTGCCCCAGACGCCGGACAGCCCCCACGGTTATACCGACGCGGCGGGCGCGCGGGCCCAGGCCCTGGCCCAGCTGGAGCAGTATCGCCGCTGGGAGGACGAGGGCCTGATCCGGCTGCTGCGCTCGAGGAAGGACGTCGTGGGCCATCTGGAGAGCCTGGACAGCCTGCATGACGGGGCCGCGCCCCTGGGCGTGGTGCTGCTCATGGAGGGCGCCGACCCCCTCCGGACGCCGGACGACCTGCCGTGGTGGGCAGGGCAGGGCGTGCGGATCGTCGGGCCGGCGTGGGGGGCCACGCGCTACGCCGGGGGGACGGACGCGCCGGGGCCGCTCACCGCCCTGGGCCGCGAGCTGGTGGGCGCCCTGCGCGACCTGCAGCTGACCGTGGACGCCTCGCACCTCGACGACGCCGCGTTCTGGGACACGGTGGAGATCGGGCCGCGGCTGATCGCCTCGCACAGCAACGCCCGCGCGCTGGTGCGGGGGAACCGGCACCTCTCGGACGATATGGCGCGCGCCGTGGCGGCCACGGACGGCGTGATCGGGCTGGTGTACCTCAGCTCCTTTATCGAGGACGGCTGGCAGGACGGTCAGGCGGGCACGCCGCTGTCCGGACTGGCCCGCCACGCCGCGCACTACGCCGGGCTGGTGGGCTGGGAGCGGGTCGCCCTGGGCAGCGACATGGACGGCGGCTTCGGCGCCGAGAAGACGCCGGCCGGGGTGGGGCGGTACCGGGACGTCTTCGCACTGGGCGAGCACCTGCCCGCCGGGGAGAACGCCGGGGTGCTGGGCGGGAACTGGGCGCGCTGGCTGAGCACGCACCTGTGA
- a CDS encoding HAD family hydrolase, translating into MTFPTPLLAVLFDRDDTIVFTDPQIYREAALWAAGRFGLDAAQVGQTLRAQWTDTMARWWHLRTLEEEATFWTDYGEELARRLGLPPAAAGEWMETYPYERYMKPVPGAREVLGGLRARGLKVGVLSNTLPSIDRTLEAVGLRDLVDVAVASCTLGVHKPNAGAFLHAAGALGVSPQAVLFIDDKLENVEAALALGMRARLIDLRGETEGAIHDLAEVLGLVDSVNGAGQDAALTAAR; encoded by the coding sequence ATGACGTTCCCCACCCCGCTGCTGGCCGTGCTCTTCGACCGGGACGACACCATCGTCTTCACCGACCCGCAGATCTACCGCGAGGCGGCGCTCTGGGCCGCCGGGCGCTTCGGGCTCGATGCCGCCCAGGTCGGGCAGACCCTGCGGGCGCAGTGGACGGACACCATGGCGCGCTGGTGGCACCTGCGGACGCTGGAGGAGGAGGCCACCTTCTGGACGGACTACGGCGAGGAACTGGCCCGGCGCCTGGGCCTCCCGCCAGCGGCGGCCGGCGAATGGATGGAGACCTACCCCTACGAGCGCTACATGAAGCCGGTGCCGGGCGCCCGCGAGGTGCTGGGCGGCCTGCGGGCGCGGGGGCTGAAGGTCGGCGTGCTGAGCAACACGCTTCCCAGCATCGACCGCACGCTGGAGGCGGTGGGGCTGCGCGATCTGGTGGACGTGGCGGTGGCGAGCTGCACCCTGGGCGTCCATAAGCCCAATGCCGGGGCGTTCCTGCACGCGGCCGGGGCGCTGGGAGTGTCTCCTCAGGCTGTCCTGTTCATCGACGACAAGCTGGAGAACGTCGAGGCCGCCCTGGCGCTGGGGATGCGGGCGCGGCTGATCGACCTGCGGGGCGAGACCGAGGGGGCGATCCACGATCTGGCCGAGGTGCTGGGTCTGGTGGACAGCGTGAACGGCGCCGGTCAGGATGCCGCGCTGACGGCCGCGCGGTGA
- a CDS encoding alanine--glyoxylate aminotransferase family protein produces MFDDLHLDHILLTPGPTPIHPRAQRALMRGMLGHMDPEVFALNREIQADLRVMYGTRPDDFTAVLAGTGSLGMEAGFANLVEQGDEILVCANGSFGRRMAEMAARYGARVRLVTAPLGEAIRPEDVAAHLDGVQMVAVVHGETSTGVLNPVPQIAELVRGSGALLTVDAVTTAGMEPFHMDEWGVDYAYTGAQKCLSAPPGLAPVAISERAFARYSARRTPTPLWYCDFEGLQDYWTRHTYHHTVPVNLHFAFHAALQAALEEGMEARVRRVQEVGAAILAALAPLGFSHYVRRPQDRLPTVLALRLPQGFDDAGVRLALRQREISVTGGLGPTAGMIWRLGLMGEAARPAPYRALMYALEGILGESRLVARFDEALEGVLA; encoded by the coding sequence ATGTTCGATGACCTCCACCTCGACCACATCCTGCTGACCCCCGGGCCCACGCCGATCCACCCCCGGGCCCAGCGGGCCCTGATGCGCGGCATGCTGGGTCACATGGATCCCGAGGTCTTCGCCCTGAACCGCGAAATCCAGGCCGACCTGCGCGTGATGTATGGCACCCGGCCCGACGACTTCACCGCCGTGCTGGCCGGCACCGGCAGCCTGGGCATGGAAGCCGGCTTCGCCAATCTGGTGGAGCAGGGCGACGAGATCCTGGTCTGCGCCAACGGCTCCTTCGGGCGTCGCATGGCCGAGATGGCCGCCCGCTACGGCGCCCGCGTGCGTCTGGTCACCGCGCCGCTGGGCGAGGCGATCCGCCCGGAGGACGTGGCCGCCCACCTGGACGGCGTGCAGATGGTCGCCGTGGTGCACGGCGAGACCAGTACCGGGGTGCTGAACCCGGTGCCGCAGATTGCCGAGCTGGTTCGCGGCAGCGGCGCCCTGCTGACCGTGGACGCCGTGACGACCGCCGGCATGGAGCCCTTCCACATGGACGAGTGGGGCGTGGACTACGCCTACACCGGGGCGCAGAAGTGCCTCTCGGCCCCGCCCGGCCTGGCCCCGGTGGCGATCAGCGAGCGCGCCTTCGCCCGCTACAGCGCCCGCCGCACGCCCACGCCGCTGTGGTACTGCGACTTCGAGGGCCTGCAGGACTACTGGACGCGCCACACCTACCACCACACCGTTCCGGTGAACCTGCATTTCGCCTTCCACGCCGCCCTGCAGGCCGCCCTGGAGGAAGGCATGGAGGCCCGCGTGCGGCGCGTGCAGGAGGTCGGCGCGGCGATCCTGGCGGCGCTGGCGCCCCTGGGCTTCTCGCACTATGTCCGGCGTCCCCAGGATCGCCTGCCCACCGTGCTCGCCCTGCGGCTGCCCCAGGGCTTCGACGACGCCGGTGTGCGCCTGGCCCTGCGCCAGCGCGAGATCAGCGTCACGGGCGGCCTGGGCCCGACCGCCGGCATGATCTGGCGCCTGGGACTGATGGGCGAGGCGGCCCGCCCGGCGCCCTACCGCGCCCTGATGTACGCCCTGGAGGGCATCCTGGGTGAGTCCCGTCTGGTGGCCCGCTTCGACGAGGCGCTGGAGGGTGTCCTGGCCTGA
- a CDS encoding metallophosphoesterase family protein, translating to MRVAFISDIHGNIHALTAVKRFLSDNIVNQVVVVGDLVGYGASPGPVIDFVKREGWLTGLGSSDMRVAIDLGDRNDRKGVADQVLAWTKKMLTPEQMDFLRRLPPGGRITTPVGRVRFFHGSPHDPEQRLDLMANERDLETLAESLGARVVVIGGSHVPFTRTIGETTFLDPGSVGLTLNHEPGADVAIVDCVGRKPKVSLHKVTYDFASSAFDIMAWNLPPVIADVIKTGRMG from the coding sequence TTGAGAGTGGCCTTTATCAGTGACATCCACGGAAACATTCACGCGCTCACGGCCGTGAAGCGCTTTCTGTCCGACAACATCGTGAATCAGGTGGTCGTGGTCGGCGATCTGGTGGGTTACGGCGCCAGCCCCGGCCCGGTCATCGACTTCGTGAAGCGCGAGGGCTGGCTGACCGGCCTGGGCTCCAGCGACATGCGCGTGGCCATCGACCTGGGCGACCGCAACGACCGCAAGGGCGTGGCCGATCAGGTGCTGGCCTGGACGAAGAAGATGCTCACGCCCGAGCAGATGGACTTCCTGCGCCGCCTGCCGCCGGGGGGGCGGATCACCACGCCGGTCGGGCGGGTGCGCTTCTTCCACGGCAGCCCGCACGACCCGGAGCAGCGCCTGGATCTGATGGCCAACGAGCGCGACCTGGAAACCCTGGCCGAATCGCTGGGCGCCCGGGTGGTCGTGATCGGCGGCTCACACGTGCCCTTTACCCGCACCATCGGGGAGACCACCTTCCTCGATCCCGGCTCCGTGGGCCTGACCCTCAACCACGAGCCGGGGGCCGACGTGGCCATCGTGGACTGCGTGGGCCGCAAGCCCAAGGTCTCCCTGCACAAGGTCACCTACGATTTCGCCTCCAGCGCCTTCGACATCATGGCCTGGAACCTGCCGCCGGTCATCGCCGACGTGATCAAGACGGGGCGGATGGGCTGA
- the lnt gene encoding apolipoprotein N-acyltransferase gives MAHVSVLSRLSIPLQAAALGALLAACSLPLAWSALAALPLAGVLYFAAQPRSPREVTGRLFWSGLGLFTVHLWWLTAFLGNIFGVPLLGVLAFALYALEGAFLAVMAYPLARLLSDRAARVWALAGGWVILEFLRFLGPLAFPWPTLGYGLLPTPAIQIADLGGVLLGSVLVALSAASLAHFFISSRWTWGRGRPLMLSALAWALALGYGLTRTPGAGPEQPVQLLRTTFPAFSRASGELSPDEEVEVQRNASRDQRPGEITIWSETALLAPTRPDILPTFPGPGISGVGARGANPQGSPNFNAVAGIDATGGVTSWNEKAKLVPFGEYFPLYQVLRPAYGIIENSIGFILQPINPNRNPRPLTLGGVRYGAYICYDSVFPWVARNLARQGAQLLVNPSNDGWYQGWGVQQHFNMGRVRAIETRRWIVRSVNLGVAGSVNDLGQPVQTVSTGETVRALHVRPRLLSGQTLYMRVGDLPALLLAALMVAFGFRLEQQSRRRW, from the coding sequence ATGGCGCACGTGTCTGTCCTGTCCCGCCTGAGCATCCCCCTGCAGGCCGCGGCGCTGGGGGCCCTGCTCGCCGCCTGCAGCCTGCCCCTGGCCTGGAGCGCCCTGGCCGCCCTGCCGCTGGCCGGCGTGCTGTACTTCGCCGCCCAGCCCCGCAGCCCCCGGGAGGTCACGGGGCGGCTCTTCTGGTCGGGCCTGGGCCTGTTCACGGTGCACCTCTGGTGGCTCACGGCCTTCCTGGGCAACATTTTCGGCGTCCCGCTCCTGGGCGTGCTGGCCTTCGCCCTCTACGCGCTGGAGGGCGCCTTTCTGGCCGTCATGGCCTACCCGCTGGCCCGCCTCCTGAGCGACCGGGCGGCCCGCGTCTGGGCGCTGGCGGGCGGCTGGGTCATCCTGGAGTTCCTGCGCTTCCTGGGGCCGCTGGCCTTTCCCTGGCCCACGCTGGGCTATGGCCTGCTGCCCACGCCGGCCATCCAGATCGCCGACCTCGGCGGCGTCCTGCTGGGAAGCGTGCTGGTGGCCCTGAGCGCGGCGAGTCTGGCCCATTTCTTCATCTCCTCACGCTGGACGTGGGGGAGAGGGCGTCCGCTGATGCTCTCGGCCCTGGCCTGGGCGCTGGCCCTGGGCTACGGCCTGACCCGCACGCCGGGCGCGGGGCCGGAGCAGCCGGTGCAGTTGTTGAGGACGACGTTTCCAGCCTTCAGCCGCGCCTCCGGTGAACTCAGTCCAGACGAGGAAGTAGAGGTTCAGCGGAATGCCTCCCGCGACCAGCGCCCCGGTGAGATCACCATCTGGAGCGAAACGGCCCTCCTGGCACCGACCAGACCAGACATCCTTCCGACTTTTCCAGGGCCGGGGATCAGCGGCGTGGGCGCGCGCGGCGCGAATCCGCAGGGGTCTCCCAACTTCAATGCGGTCGCGGGCATCGACGCCACTGGAGGGGTCACCTCCTGGAACGAGAAGGCCAAACTGGTTCCCTTCGGCGAATACTTTCCGCTCTATCAGGTGTTAAGGCCAGCTTACGGGATCATTGAGAACTCGATCGGCTTCATCCTGCAACCGATTAATCCCAACAGGAACCCCCGCCCCCTGACCCTCGGCGGCGTGCGCTACGGCGCCTACATCTGCTACGACTCCGTGTTCCCCTGGGTGGCGCGGAACCTGGCCCGGCAGGGCGCGCAGCTGCTCGTCAATCCCAGCAACGACGGCTGGTATCAGGGCTGGGGCGTGCAGCAGCACTTCAACATGGGCCGCGTGCGCGCCATCGAGACCCGGCGCTGGATCGTGCGCTCGGTGAATCTGGGCGTGGCGGGCAGCGTGAACGACCTCGGGCAGCCGGTGCAGACTGTGAGCACGGGGGAGACCGTGCGGGCGCTGCACGTCCGGCCCCGCCTGCTGAGTGGTCAGACACTGTACATGCGCGTAGGCGACCTACCCGCGCTGCTGCTGGCCGCGCTGATGGTGGCCTTCGGCTTCCGGCTGGAGCAGCAGTCCCGGCGCCGCTGGTAG
- a CDS encoding tyrosine-type recombinase/integrase: MTQAALVLASRWSNAANRRREGLRAAHSQDADVLCDLLWTYMRLKSSRGARTSSLTLDHYAESVRRFLRFTGPPESPTRALNQLTTEDFEVWLLEMQSEGLSASSVKRHLYGVRNMMKALVWAGVFDHDPSAGVRPPSDATPAHARKRAIPVGTFKELLNLPLALHREDSIRANRDQLLLELGGSVGLRAAELVGLDTADIELNLGQLKVRGKGGKQRIVPLTRQVVALAQRWLVSRAAIQAEGLLHTEALLVSLTHRNYGGRLTTKGGRDIAATYYKALGLPPEMWGLHTLRRTAGTHLYRATRDLHVVADLLGHSSVTTSAIYAKMDTEVRREALEAVQKLRDAEP, from the coding sequence ATGACTCAGGCCGCCCTCGTGCTGGCCTCTCGCTGGTCGAACGCCGCCAACCGCCGCCGCGAGGGCCTGCGCGCCGCTCACTCGCAGGACGCCGACGTGCTGTGCGACCTGCTCTGGACGTACATGCGGCTCAAGTCCAGCCGGGGGGCCCGCACGAGTTCGCTGACCCTGGATCATTACGCGGAGTCCGTGAGGCGCTTCCTCCGGTTCACGGGGCCTCCGGAGTCGCCCACGCGGGCGCTGAACCAGTTGACCACCGAGGACTTCGAGGTCTGGCTGCTGGAGATGCAGTCCGAAGGGTTGTCGGCGTCCAGCGTGAAGCGGCACCTGTACGGCGTGCGGAACATGATGAAGGCCCTGGTCTGGGCTGGCGTCTTCGACCACGATCCAAGCGCCGGAGTCAGGCCGCCCTCCGACGCCACGCCAGCCCACGCCAGGAAACGGGCGATTCCGGTCGGCACCTTCAAGGAACTGCTGAACCTGCCCCTGGCGCTGCACCGCGAGGACAGCATCCGCGCGAACCGGGATCAGCTCCTGCTGGAACTGGGCGGCAGCGTCGGCCTGCGCGCCGCGGAGCTGGTGGGCCTGGACACCGCGGATATCGAGCTGAACCTGGGTCAACTCAAGGTGCGGGGCAAGGGGGGCAAACAGCGGATCGTGCCCCTGACCCGGCAGGTGGTGGCCCTGGCCCAGCGCTGGCTGGTGTCGCGCGCCGCCATCCAGGCCGAGGGGCTGTTGCACACGGAGGCGCTGCTGGTGTCGCTGACCCACCGCAACTATGGGGGCCGGCTCACCACCAAGGGCGGCCGGGACATCGCCGCGACCTACTACAAGGCGCTGGGGTTGCCGCCCGAGATGTGGGGCCTGCACACGCTGCGCCGCACGGCGGGCACCCACCTGTACCGGGCCACCCGCGACCTGCACGTGGTGGCCGACCTGCTGGGCCACTCGTCGGTCACCACCTCCGCGATCTACGCCAAGATGGACACCGAGGTGCGGCGCGAGGCGCTGGAGGCCGTGCAGAAACTCAGGGACGCCGAACCCTAG
- a CDS encoding HNH endonuclease signature motif containing protein produces the protein MLCRKIDRSQSASIARHSRGDLSVHATVNQLVALITSAAACAYCHGSLDEFGCAIDHVIPLRSGGTHDLSHLVMACKPCNRAKWDRSESDVRRWLHGAASRL, from the coding sequence TTGCTCTGCCGGAAAATCGACCGCAGCCAGAGTGCCAGCATCGCCAGACATTCCAGGGGCGACCTCAGCGTCCACGCCACCGTCAATCAACTCGTCGCCCTCATCACCTCCGCCGCAGCGTGCGCCTACTGCCACGGCTCCCTGGATGAATTCGGCTGCGCCATCGACCACGTCATCCCACTGAGAAGCGGCGGAACTCACGATCTGTCTCATCTGGTCATGGCCTGCAAGCCCTGCAACCGCGCAAAGTGGGATCGGAGTGAATCCGACGTCAGGAGGTGGCTTCACGGCGCCGCGTCCAGGCTATAG
- a CDS encoding diacylglycerol/lipid kinase family protein: protein MSGQTPPPNDGTQTAPTEPVASPVSIPSMSGKRVLVIFNPKSGSGDSGLPAFNQLLRDAGAELVERELSSDTPMSEFVRDIEEFQAVVAAGGDGTVSSVSYAGRYKNVPLLAYPAGTANLIAQNLDLPTTPGELALVVAEGHAVRVDMGEVEVRGEKRGFAMLAGAGADAAMIRDSEELKGKFGALAYVMSAMKQLNPKKTTFSLIVDGEPREFEGIGVMVANFGMANYRLPITSEISPSDGRFTVILMKAGNILRLVPNLIDSVRAKLNLGDPLFSGNLETVEAREVTVTAADPFPLQYDGELHEETTPFTARILPGAVRYLTAAKKQDLDT from the coding sequence ATGAGCGGTCAAACTCCCCCCCCCAACGACGGTACCCAGACCGCCCCCACCGAGCCCGTCGCGTCCCCGGTGTCGATCCCGTCCATGAGCGGCAAACGCGTGCTGGTCATCTTCAACCCCAAGAGCGGCAGCGGCGACAGCGGCCTGCCCGCCTTCAACCAGCTCCTGAGAGATGCAGGCGCCGAACTGGTCGAGCGCGAGCTCAGTTCGGACACGCCCATGAGTGAATTCGTCCGCGATATCGAGGAATTTCAGGCCGTGGTCGCCGCCGGGGGGGACGGCACGGTCAGCTCGGTGTCGTATGCCGGCCGCTACAAGAACGTGCCGCTGCTGGCCTATCCCGCCGGCACCGCCAACCTGATCGCGCAGAACCTCGACCTGCCGACCACGCCGGGCGAACTGGCGCTGGTCGTGGCCGAGGGACACGCCGTGCGGGTCGACATGGGCGAGGTGGAGGTGCGCGGCGAGAAGCGGGGCTTCGCCATGCTGGCCGGCGCCGGCGCCGACGCCGCCATGATCCGTGACAGCGAGGAACTGAAAGGCAAGTTCGGCGCGCTGGCCTACGTCATGAGCGCCATGAAGCAGCTCAACCCGAAGAAGACGACCTTCAGCCTGATCGTCGACGGCGAGCCGCGCGAGTTCGAGGGCATCGGCGTGATGGTCGCGAACTTCGGGATGGCCAACTACCGTCTGCCGATCACCAGCGAGATCAGCCCCAGCGACGGCCGCTTCACGGTCATCCTGATGAAGGCCGGCAACATCCTGAGGCTGGTGCCGAACCTGATCGACTCGGTGCGCGCCAAGCTGAACCTGGGCGACCCGCTGTTCAGCGGCAATCTGGAGACCGTCGAGGCCCGTGAGGTGACCGTGACCGCCGCCGATCCGTTCCCCCTGCAGTACGACGGCGAACTGCACGAGGAAACCACGCCCTTCACGGCCCGCATCCTGCCCGGCGCCGTGCGGTACCTGACGGCCGCGAAAAAGCAGGATCTGGACACCTGA
- a CDS encoding IPT/TIG domain-containing protein: MLVKVSEAAARGGQVTIQGRYLGGPTIGKVRLGASETGEGGFVFPAAAIVSWTDTQIVLTIPSDAPVGGSWLFVEVGSKRSTGLPYSVRQ; encoded by the coding sequence ATGCTCGTGAAGGTCTCCGAAGCGGCGGCCCGGGGCGGTCAGGTGACCATCCAGGGCCGCTATCTGGGCGGGCCGACCATCGGGAAAGTTCGCCTGGGCGCCTCGGAAACCGGTGAGGGCGGCTTCGTCTTCCCCGCCGCCGCCATCGTCTCCTGGACGGATACGCAGATCGTCCTCACCATCCCCAGCGACGCCCCCGTGGGCGGCAGCTGGCTGTTCGTCGAGGTCGGCAGCAAGCGCTCGACCGGCCTGCCGTACAGCGTCCGCCAGTGA